The Cylindrospermum stagnale PCC 7417 genome segment GTCTAATGCTAATTGGCGAATTACTCTTTCGGCGTCATCAGAAGAGTTGATACTTTCCACAAAAGTAGTTTTTACTTTATCCTGAAGATTGGCTTCCATTTCCCGGCGACCTAAATCATGGGCATAAGTCCAGCCAAAATCACCTACAGGCCCTAAATACACAAATCCTATCTTCAGAGGTTCATTGACAGCAACAGGCGATGCTGAGGGAGATACCTGTTCCTGAGAATTCGATTTTTTTCCGGGGACACAACTAGCTAAGGTAAAGCTAGATCCTGCTAAAGTGGCATACTTTAGAAAATAACGGCGATCCATACTTTATTGATTTGGTTTACCTGGCGAGAAAGAGTATTCTGATTCCTGATAGAAGTAGATACAGCCTGACACCAAAATGATTTGCTTGATTTTAGCGCTTTATTTTTGTCGTTAACTTACTGAAAATTTATGCAACCGAACTTATTTACACTTTTAGCAGGGGAAGACAATCATCCAGCCTTAGTTACGCCTGATGGCCCATCACTAACTTATGGGCAATTGCGTGAAAATGTAATTGAGCTGGTATACCAACTTCAAGATTTTGGGTTAAAAAGAGGTAATCGCATTTCTATTGCCATGACTAATGGTGTCCCAATGGCGATAACCTTTATTGCGTCTGCCTTGTGTGGCACTGCTGCACCCTTAAATCCCAAATACAAACAAGAAGAATTTGCTTTTTACTACGCAGACACCAATGCCAAAGCGCTGATTACATTGTCGGAATTGCCAGAAGCCGCGATCGCCGCTGCCTCACCAAATATGCTCCTAATTAACGCCAAGGTAAATACTGACGGTACTTTAAGGTTTGAATTGGTCAAAAAAGGCAAAACCCCAAATTCAGAACCGCCCAACGCCGACGATGTAGCAATGATTTTGCACACCAGCGGTACTACTAGCCGTCCCAAACGTGTCCCCATTCGCGATCGCAACTTAATCGCCTCTGCAAATAACATCATTAACGCTTACTCCCTAACAGCCGATGACACCACAATCTGTTTAATGCCGTTGTTTCACATTCACGGATTGGTTGGGTGTTTGTTGGCAACTTTAGCATCAGGCGGTACGTTAGTTTGTCCCAATGGTTTTAATGCTCTAGAATTTTGGAAACTGGTGGAAACCTACAAACCCACCTGGTACTCCGCAGCACCCACCATGCACCAAATAATTTTGGCACGGGCTAGCCGCAATGCCGAAATTATCCAAGCTAATCCTTTCCGCTTCATTCGTTCCAGCAGTGCCCCCCTGCCTTTAGTGATTATTGAACAGCTAGAAGCTACCCTAAAGGCTCCTGTGGTGGAATCTTACAGCATGACGGAAGCATCTCACATGATGACAACCAACCCCCTACCGCCAAAAGTACGCAAACCGGGTAGTGTCGGTTATGGCTTCGGCGTCGAAGTGGGGATTATGGACAATCAAGGCAATTTGTTATCTCAGGGAAGCTTGGGTGAGGTGGTAGTTAAAGCACCGAATGTAATTGATGGTTATGAAAATAACCCAGAAGCTAATGCCACAGCTTTTGTTAACGGTTGGTTTCGCACAGGTGATCAGGGCAAACTAGATGCAGATAATTATCTTTATCTGACTGGCAGAATTAAAGAATTGATTAACCGGGGTGGGGAAAAGTTTTCTCCTTTAGAGGTGGATGATGTCTTGTTGCGTCATCCCGCTGTGTCGGAAGCTTTAGCTTTTGCTGTTCCTCACAAGTCTTTAGGTGAAGATATTCACGCTGCTGTAGTTCTAAAAGCAGAAGTCAGCGTTCAAGAACTGATAGCTCACTGTAAAATCACCTTGGCGGATTTTAAAGTTCCTCAGCAAATTCACATTTTAGAACAATTACCCCGTGGTGCCACAGGCAAACTGCAACGGTTAGCAATGGCGCAATTGCTGAATGTTGGGTAATGGGTAATGGGTAATTGGTAATTGGTAATTGGTAATTGGTAATTGGTAATTGGTAATTGGTAATTGGGATCAAGATTAATCCTGCTCATCCTTTTATCCTTCAATCCTGATTTGTAACTGACGAAAAATGAAAATTTGTATTGTTGGTGCCGGTGCTATTGGTGGATATCTGGGGGCGAAATTGGCTCTAGCAGGTGAAGCTGTGACGCTGATTGCTCGCGGTTCTCATTTGGAAGCGATGCAAAAAAATGGGCTGAAGTTAATGCTGGCTGATCATTCTAGCCAAGTTGCTGTTCCCACTTTGGTGACTAACGATTTTACCCAAGCGGGGGCGCAGGATGTGGTGATTTTGGCTGTTAAGGCTCAGAGTCTTCAAGCGATCGCATCTTCTCTCCCTGCACTCTACCATTCTCAGACAATGGTGGTAACGGCTCAAAATGGTGTGCCTTGGTGGTATTTCCGCAAACATGGCGGCGAGTATGAAGGAACGCGGATTCAGTCGGTTGATCCTGAGGGAATAATTGAAACCCATATCGGCGCTGAACGGGTAATTGGCTGTGTGGTTTACCCAGCCGCAGAGATAGTTGCACCGGGAGTAATTCAGCATATAGAAGGCGATCGCTTTACATTGGGTGAAATCGACGGTACAAAAAGCGATGGCGAAACGCCCGCTAAAAGCGATCGCATTCAATCACTAGCTCAAGCTTTCAAACAAGCCGGATTTAGAGCACCAATCCGCAATCAAATCCGCACAGAAATTTGGGTGAAATTATGGGGTAACGTGGCGTTTAACCCCATCAGCGCCCTCACTGGTGCGACTTTAGAAGCTATTGCTCAATATCCCCCCACCCGCGAACTAGCACGGCAAATTATGACCGAAGCCCAAGCGATCGCCGAAAAGTTAGGGGTTAATTTTGGCATCTCCCTAGAACAGCGAATTAATGGAGCCGAAAAGGTTGGCGCCCATAAAACATCAATGTTACAAGACATTGAAGCCGGACGTCCCACAGAAATAGATGCGATCGTCAGCGCGATCGTCGAACTCGGTAAACTGACGCAGATTCCCACACCCCATATAGATGCCCTATGTGCCA includes the following:
- a CDS encoding acyl--CoA ligase: MQPNLFTLLAGEDNHPALVTPDGPSLTYGQLRENVIELVYQLQDFGLKRGNRISIAMTNGVPMAITFIASALCGTAAPLNPKYKQEEFAFYYADTNAKALITLSELPEAAIAAASPNMLLINAKVNTDGTLRFELVKKGKTPNSEPPNADDVAMILHTSGTTSRPKRVPIRDRNLIASANNIINAYSLTADDTTICLMPLFHIHGLVGCLLATLASGGTLVCPNGFNALEFWKLVETYKPTWYSAAPTMHQIILARASRNAEIIQANPFRFIRSSSAPLPLVIIEQLEATLKAPVVESYSMTEASHMMTTNPLPPKVRKPGSVGYGFGVEVGIMDNQGNLLSQGSLGEVVVKAPNVIDGYENNPEANATAFVNGWFRTGDQGKLDADNYLYLTGRIKELINRGGEKFSPLEVDDVLLRHPAVSEALAFAVPHKSLGEDIHAAVVLKAEVSVQELIAHCKITLADFKVPQQIHILEQLPRGATGKLQRLAMAQLLNVG
- a CDS encoding 2-dehydropantoate 2-reductase — protein: MKICIVGAGAIGGYLGAKLALAGEAVTLIARGSHLEAMQKNGLKLMLADHSSQVAVPTLVTNDFTQAGAQDVVILAVKAQSLQAIASSLPALYHSQTMVVTAQNGVPWWYFRKHGGEYEGTRIQSVDPEGIIETHIGAERVIGCVVYPAAEIVAPGVIQHIEGDRFTLGEIDGTKSDGETPAKSDRIQSLAQAFKQAGFRAPIRNQIRTEIWVKLWGNVAFNPISALTGATLEAIAQYPPTRELARQIMTEAQAIAEKLGVNFGISLEQRINGAEKVGAHKTSMLQDIEAGRPTEIDAIVSAIVELGKLTQIPTPHIDALCASVKLLEATKANLKGEKSKSP